A single Campylobacter concisus DNA region contains:
- a CDS encoding ABC-type transport auxiliary lipoprotein family protein — protein sequence MRNLIFLTATLLFLGCSLKTDVPVATMYEIHYSNKECSAENKQKELKNVFIENVSALDMVDTRKILIVAENNKIRYLSDAKFVSEPSEMVYKSLVKGLYSNCAAKPIFSPNAKDLRLKVSIISLQIRGDKAEVSLAYELFNVNTSLKSGMITKEIFCPDPSSSTIFDTINKATNLAIDTLISEIIS from the coding sequence ATGAGAAATTTAATCTTTCTAACGGCTACGCTTTTATTTCTTGGCTGCTCGCTAAAGACGGATGTGCCAGTTGCAACGATGTATGAAATTCACTACTCAAACAAAGAGTGCTCAGCTGAAAACAAGCAAAAAGAGCTAAAAAATGTCTTCATCGAAAATGTAAGTGCTCTTGATATGGTCGATACTAGAAAAATTTTGATCGTAGCTGAAAATAACAAAATCAGATACCTAAGTGATGCTAAATTTGTCTCTGAGCCAAGTGAAATGGTTTATAAATCGCTTGTAAAAGGGCTTTATTCAAACTGTGCTGCTAAGCCGATATTTTCACCAAATGCAAAAGATCTTAGACTAAAAGTAAGCATTATCTCTCTTCAAATAAGAGGTGACAAGGCCGAAGTTTCGCTAGCTTATGAGCTATTTAATGTAAACACTTCACTAAAATCAGGCATGATCACAAAAGAAATTTTCTGTCCAGATCCAAGCTCAAGTACTATTTTTGATACGATAAACAAGGCTACAAATTTAGCAATCGATACGCTAATCTCTGAAATAATCTCTTAA
- a CDS encoding MlaD family protein produces the protein MENRNSYTIVGMFFMACLTAFAIFIWWMTSKNNTKVDFKEYYIHTTELPSGLKVDSTVKFIGVPAGSVSDINFVDDKNALINITMKIREDLPIKADSVASIEVQAISGVASINISRGTKDFTSGQKPILQLEESLFSKLGNNAENITLKINQTLDKVDNFFSPENIAHVESVLKNIDKFTQVLTDEEGLSEVDSIVKNVKNFTDTLNKTDTKELVKNLNRLISNANQVFVSANSAITGYNSLQELITKKAKDGEYDLRNTVSPLLREASDFLNGFDKTLREFRGALQRLEDNPYEFFFTNPVPNDKGDKK, from the coding sequence ATGGAAAATAGAAATTCTTATACTATTGTTGGCATGTTTTTTATGGCTTGCCTTACAGCATTTGCGATATTTATCTGGTGGATGACTAGTAAAAATAATACAAAGGTTGATTTTAAAGAGTACTACATCCACACGACTGAGCTACCAAGCGGTCTAAAGGTTGATTCAACAGTTAAATTTATCGGTGTGCCAGCCGGAAGTGTTAGTGATATAAATTTTGTCGATGATAAAAACGCTCTTATAAACATTACGATGAAGATAAGAGAAGATCTGCCGATAAAGGCTGATAGCGTGGCAAGTATAGAAGTTCAGGCCATCAGCGGTGTGGCTAGTATAAATATAAGCCGTGGTACAAAAGACTTTACATCAGGTCAAAAGCCTATCTTGCAGCTTGAAGAGAGCCTCTTTTCAAAGCTTGGAAACAACGCTGAAAACATTACTTTAAAGATAAATCAAACACTTGATAAAGTCGATAACTTTTTCTCGCCTGAAAATATTGCTCACGTAGAGTCAGTCCTTAAAAATATTGATAAATTTACACAAGTTTTAACAGACGAAGAGGGGCTAAGTGAGGTTGATAGTATCGTTAAAAATGTAAAAAATTTTACAGATACTTTAAACAAAACCGATACAAAAGAATTGGTTAAAAATTTAAATAGACTAATTTCAAATGCAAACCAAGTTTTTGTATCAGCAAATTCGGCTATCACCGGATATAATTCTCTGCAAGAGCTCATCACAAAAAAGGCTAAAGATGGCGAATACGACCTTAGAAATACAGTTAGTCCATTATTAAGAGAAGCGAGTGATTTTTTAAATGGATTTGACAAGACACTTCGTGAGTTTAGAGGCGCGCTTCAAAGGCTTGAAGATAATCCTTACGAGTTTTTCTTTACAAATCCAGTGCCAAACGACAAAGGAGATAAAAAATGA
- a CDS encoding ABC transporter ATP-binding protein produces MNEIIVGKNITTSYGDKIMHDNVSWSVKEAEIYGFLGGSGAGKTTLMKTMIYLKKPSKGDIFFDGINMWKSSQQEQQEIKLKSGTMFQFGALYSSMTILDNVGVLLHEYSKFNKRQIDEIAMFWIQKVGLKKEVSMLYPSELSGGMKKRAALARALVLSPRVLFLDEPNSGLDPVSSRQMDALIKELRDSIGVTVVMVTHDADSIFDILDRFLIIDNKKIAFEGNIKELEYLKNNPLEELFKMRKK; encoded by the coding sequence ATGAACGAGATAATAGTTGGAAAAAACATAACGACAAGTTATGGCGACAAGATAATGCACGATAATGTGAGCTGGAGCGTCAAAGAGGCTGAAATTTACGGCTTTTTAGGCGGAAGTGGCGCTGGTAAAACGACGCTTATGAAGACTATGATATATCTAAAAAAGCCAAGCAAGGGCGATATATTTTTTGATGGCATCAATATGTGGAAAAGTAGCCAACAAGAACAGCAAGAGATAAAGCTAAAAAGTGGGACGATGTTTCAGTTTGGAGCGCTTTATAGCTCGATGACGATCCTTGATAATGTGGGTGTTTTGCTCCATGAATACTCTAAATTTAACAAGCGCCAGATCGATGAGATAGCGATGTTTTGGATACAAAAAGTGGGGCTAAAAAAAGAGGTCTCGATGCTCTATCCAAGCGAGCTAAGTGGCGGTATGAAAAAGCGTGCTGCACTTGCAAGAGCCTTGGTGCTAAGTCCAAGGGTGCTATTTTTAGATGAGCCAAATAGTGGCCTTGATCCTGTTAGCTCACGCCAGATGGACGCGCTCATAAAAGAGCTTCGTGATAGCATCGGCGTAACTGTCGTCATGGTGACGCATGATGCGGATAGTATTTTTGATATTTTGGATAGATTTTTGATAATAGATAACAAAAAAATAGCCTTTGAGGGGAATATAAAAGAGCTTGAATATCTTAAAAACAACCCACTTGAAGAGCTATTTAAGATGAGGAAAAAGTAG
- a CDS encoding MlaE family ABC transporter permease, whose product MQKRNDIVFTEANGTATIKFAGEFSYKEAKNLQSIFKKIQKLNGNVKFDFSELKSIDYAVLILLKNTLNGKKFEIITNDEKIKAMSDLLNDENIDFNYMPPHNSLNFFSRLGEKICEGFVNLLEFGSFLGEFLIKSVRILFNPANLRFREFSNYIKDGGVNAVFIVSLTAFLIGVVLAYLGSAMLASFGASIFIVEIMGMLTLREVAPLIAAIVVAGRSASSFTAQIGAMKLTEEIDAMKTMGFEPFNFLVLPRIIAMVLCVPVIIFIADSISILGQMIICQTILDISFSDYLNRFREMVELRHFAVGMIKAPFFGAVIAIIGCMRGFGVSQNAQSLGAMTTVSVVNAIFWVIALDAFFAIIFMWLKI is encoded by the coding sequence TTGCAAAAGAGAAATGATATCGTTTTTACCGAAGCAAACGGCACTGCGACCATAAAATTTGCAGGTGAGTTTAGCTACAAAGAGGCTAAAAATTTACAAAGCATTTTTAAAAAAATCCAAAAGCTTAACGGCAATGTTAAATTTGACTTTAGCGAGCTAAAGAGCATTGATTATGCTGTTTTGATCCTTTTAAAAAACACGCTAAATGGCAAGAAATTTGAGATCATTACAAATGACGAGAAGATAAAGGCGATGAGCGATCTTTTAAATGACGAGAATATCGACTTTAACTATATGCCGCCTCACAATAGCCTAAATTTTTTCTCGCGCCTTGGTGAGAAAATTTGCGAGGGATTTGTAAATTTGCTTGAGTTTGGCTCGTTTTTGGGCGAGTTTTTGATAAAGAGTGTGAGGATTTTATTTAATCCTGCAAATTTAAGATTTAGAGAATTTAGCAACTACATAAAAGATGGTGGCGTAAATGCTGTTTTCATCGTATCGCTCACCGCTTTTTTGATAGGCGTCGTGCTTGCTTATCTTGGCAGTGCGATGCTTGCAAGCTTTGGGGCAAGTATATTTATAGTCGAGATCATGGGCATGCTAACGCTTAGAGAGGTGGCCCCACTCATCGCTGCTATCGTCGTGGCGGGCAGGTCGGCCTCTAGCTTTACCGCGCAAATTGGCGCGATGAAGCTAACTGAGGAGATAGACGCGATGAAGACGATGGGCTTTGAGCCATTTAACTTCTTGGTGCTGCCACGCATCATCGCCATGGTGCTTTGCGTGCCTGTCATCATCTTTATAGCTGATAGCATAAGCATCTTAGGGCAGATGATCATTTGTCAAACTATTCTTGATATCAGCTTTAGCGACTATCTTAATAGATTTCGCGAGATGGTCGAGCTTAGGCACTTTGCTGTTGGCATGATAAAGGCTCCGTTTTTTGGCGCGGTGATAGCGATCATTGGGTGCATGAGGGGATTTGGCGTTAGTCAAAACGCCCAAAGTCTTGGAGCGATGACAACCGTTAGCGTTGTAAATGCGATATTTTGGGTTATCGCGCTTGATGCATTTTTCGCGATAATTTTTATGTGGCTAAAGATATGA
- the tgt gene encoding tRNA guanosine(34) transglycosylase Tgt has translation MKFEVIKKDGNARRGILTTAHSVIQTPVFMPVGTVGAVKSLDAFDMSEILDAKIILANTYHMYLRPGSKVVREFGGLHGFSKFDRSFLTDSGGFQAFSLRSNTKNDDGGIKFKSHIDGSTHYFTPRSVLDTQYELGSDIMMILDDLVALPAEPKRIDLSIKRTIKWAKEAIDYHKFMQSKGIGLQQNIFGIVQGGTDYEARKFCAEALNELPFDGLAIGGLSVGESNEAMYDTVEAVMPFMDELRPRYLMGVGTPEDLVENVERGVDMFDCVMPTRNARNGTLFTSFGKINIKSAKFINDHAPIDPQCQCYTCKRYSRGYLNHLFKARELTFFRLASLHNLHYYLNLMKEMREAIERGEFAKFKRNFYAKRVKNEL, from the coding sequence ATGAAATTTGAAGTTATAAAAAAAGATGGCAACGCAAGGCGCGGCATCCTAACAACCGCTCACAGCGTGATACAAACGCCAGTTTTCATGCCAGTTGGCACTGTTGGCGCAGTTAAAAGCCTAGATGCCTTTGATATGAGTGAAATTTTAGACGCAAAGATAATTTTAGCAAACACCTACCACATGTATCTGCGCCCTGGCAGCAAGGTCGTGCGTGAGTTTGGCGGGCTTCATGGATTTTCTAAATTTGATCGCTCGTTTTTAACTGATAGCGGCGGATTTCAGGCATTTTCGCTTAGATCAAACACCAAAAACGACGATGGCGGAATAAAATTTAAGAGCCACATCGACGGCAGCACGCATTACTTCACGCCAAGATCCGTCCTTGACACGCAGTATGAGCTTGGCAGCGATATAATGATGATACTTGATGACCTAGTCGCCTTGCCTGCTGAGCCAAAAAGGATAGATCTAAGCATAAAACGAACGATAAAATGGGCAAAAGAGGCGATTGATTATCACAAATTTATGCAAAGCAAGGGCATTGGCTTGCAGCAAAATATCTTTGGTATCGTTCAAGGTGGCACCGACTATGAGGCACGTAAATTTTGCGCTGAAGCTTTAAATGAGCTGCCATTTGATGGCCTTGCAATAGGAGGACTAAGCGTTGGCGAGAGCAACGAGGCGATGTATGACACTGTTGAGGCGGTTATGCCATTTATGGATGAGCTAAGGCCGCGTTATCTAATGGGCGTTGGCACGCCAGAGGATCTCGTAGAAAACGTGGAGCGAGGCGTTGATATGTTTGACTGCGTCATGCCAACAAGAAACGCAAGAAACGGCACGCTCTTTACTAGCTTTGGCAAGATAAATATAAAATCAGCTAAATTTATAAACGACCACGCGCCAATTGACCCGCAGTGTCAGTGCTATACCTGCAAACGCTACTCCAGAGGCTATCTAAATCACCTTTTTAAGGCAAGAGAGCTCACATTTTTTAGGCTAGCAAGCCTTCACAACCTGCACTACTATCTAAATTTGATGAAAGAGATGAGAGAGGCAATAGAAAGAGGCGAATTTGCCAAATTTAAGAGAAATTTTTATGCTAAAAGGGTAAAAAATGAGCTATAA
- a CDS encoding CorA family divalent cation transporter — translation MSYKSSVCGYFYGDEYDYILLVSFTQKQSYKFLFKNGKIYKEDFDHECDKNEFETALKKLCNEYANKILEHQEELNEYEKIYASRKNFNKFIKRHHFLKYEIRKFQNKISHFYETLSICQSEQQNLKKELKNSTHEANVFRTMANEYACRIDDIYTFIQSIKNDKINQNIYILTMISAVMLPLNLITGFFGMNTQGLPFNETKNATMIVVSIMFGVILCCVVFLFWYTNKKK, via the coding sequence ATGAGCTATAAAAGTTCAGTTTGTGGATATTTTTATGGCGATGAATACGACTATATTTTGCTTGTTTCTTTCACGCAAAAACAAAGCTATAAATTTTTATTTAAAAATGGCAAAATTTATAAAGAAGACTTTGATCACGAATGTGATAAAAACGAGTTTGAAACAGCCCTTAAAAAGCTATGTAATGAATATGCAAATAAAATTTTAGAGCATCAAGAAGAACTAAACGAGTATGAAAAAATTTACGCTAGTCGAAAAAACTTTAACAAATTTATCAAAAGACACCACTTCTTAAAATACGAGATTAGAAAATTTCAAAACAAGATATCTCACTTTTATGAGACCCTTTCGATTTGTCAAAGTGAGCAACAAAATTTAAAAAAGGAGCTTAAAAATAGTACTCATGAGGCAAATGTTTTTAGAACAATGGCCAATGAGTATGCCTGCAGAATTGATGATATTTATACTTTTATACAAAGTATAAAAAACGACAAAATCAATCAAAACATTTACATTTTAACAATGATCTCAGCTGTAATGCTACCACTAAATCTAATAACTGGGTTTTTTGGCATGAATACACAAGGCTTGCCATTTAATGAAACTAAAAATGCCACCATGATAGTTGTGTCAATAATGTTTGGAGTGATTCTTTGTTGTGTTGTTTTTTTATTTTGGTATACAAATAAGAAGAAGTAG
- the rplS gene encoding 50S ribosomal protein L19, whose amino-acid sequence MRNKYIEAFENAQIASKNIPDFRAGDTLRVATRIHEGDKTRIQNFEGICIARRGSGTGETFIIRKIGANSVGVERIFPIFSDSIEEIKVLRKGRVRRAKLFYLRDLRGKAAKIRELRK is encoded by the coding sequence ATGAGAAATAAATACATTGAAGCATTTGAAAATGCTCAAATTGCTAGTAAAAATATTCCTGACTTCCGTGCAGGAGATACATTGCGTGTTGCTACTCGTATTCACGAAGGCGATAAAACTAGAATTCAAAATTTTGAAGGTATTTGTATAGCTAGACGTGGTAGTGGCACAGGGGAAACATTTATCATCAGAAAAATCGGTGCTAACAGTGTTGGTGTTGAGAGAATTTTTCCAATTTTTAGTGACTCAATCGAAGAAATAAAAGTTCTTAGAAAAGGTCGTGTTAGAAGAGCTAAATTATTCTATCTACGTGACCTTCGTGGTAAAGCTGCTAAGATCCGCGAACTTAGAAAATAA
- the trmD gene encoding tRNA (guanosine(37)-N1)-methyltransferase TrmD, which produces MKFTFITLFENLVKPYFCDSILKRAIGNKFIEIDFINPRNFTKDKHNKVDNYMIGGGAGLLMFPQPLDESIKFLKEKDKNTHMIFLTPAGKKFNQNDAKRLSKKDHICFVCSRYEGLDERVVELWADEVFCIGDFVLTGGELPALCISDAISRNIPGVLGNDMSLEIESFEDNLLEAPSFTKPDNFRSIFVVSEFLKGNHAKIHTLKNKMAHCKTRFFRPDLYQKLKPYK; this is translated from the coding sequence ATGAAATTTACGTTTATTACACTTTTTGAAAATTTAGTTAAACCTTATTTTTGTGATTCTATTTTAAAACGTGCAATTGGTAATAAATTTATTGAAATTGATTTTATAAATCCAAGAAATTTTACTAAAGATAAGCATAATAAAGTTGATAATTATATGATCGGAGGCGGAGCAGGGCTTTTGATGTTTCCACAGCCTTTAGATGAATCGATTAAATTTTTAAAAGAAAAAGATAAAAATACTCACATGATATTTTTGACACCAGCTGGTAAAAAATTTAATCAAAATGACGCAAAGAGGCTCTCTAAAAAAGATCACATTTGTTTTGTTTGCAGTAGATATGAAGGCCTTGATGAACGAGTTGTTGAGCTTTGGGCAGATGAAGTTTTTTGCATAGGCGATTTTGTTTTAACTGGTGGAGAGCTTCCTGCGCTTTGTATAAGTGATGCAATATCAAGAAATATACCTGGAGTTTTAGGAAACGATATGAGCCTTGAAATTGAGAGTTTTGAGGATAATTTGCTTGAAGCTCCATCTTTTACAAAGCCTGATAATTTTAGATCGATCTTTGTGGTTTCAGAGTTTTTAAAGGGTAACCATGCTAAAATCCACACTTTAAAAAATAAGATGGCTCACTGCAAAACAAGGTTCTTTCGCCCTGATTTATATCAAAAGCTTAAGCCATATAAATAA
- the rimM gene encoding ribosome maturation factor RimM (Essential for efficient processing of 16S rRNA) has product MNSDIVEVATIGRCVGLKGYLKLYNKSDFPEQFKKGATFFDKNNDQLTIKDYNRQKELVLFENFDDLDLAKTLVNRTIYTTKELTRKNCKLKKNEFFQFDIIGLKVVENGKILGIVEDIQDNFSNSLLYIKTDKELIMGGNPKNFYIPYLEHFIISVNLDNEEILVKDARAILENS; this is encoded by the coding sequence TTGAATAGTGATATTGTTGAAGTCGCTACAATCGGAAGATGTGTTGGTTTAAAGGGCTACTTAAAGCTTTACAATAAGAGCGACTTCCCAGAACAGTTTAAAAAAGGTGCAACCTTTTTTGACAAAAACAATGATCAGCTGACCATAAAAGACTACAATAGACAAAAAGAGCTAGTGTTGTTTGAAAATTTTGATGACTTAGACCTTGCTAAAACACTTGTAAATAGAACCATATACACCACAAAAGAGCTTACTAGAAAAAACTGCAAATTAAAAAAAAATGAATTTTTTCAGTTTGATATTATTGGCTTAAAAGTTGTAGAAAATGGCAAAATTTTAGGCATTGTAGAGGATATTCAAGATAATTTTTCAAATTCACTTTTATACATAAAAACAGACAAAGAGCTTATTATGGGCGGTAATCCAAAGAATTTTTACATTCCATACTTAGAGCATTTTATTATAAGTGTAAATTTAGACAATGAAGAGATTTTGGTAAAAGATGCTAGAGCTATTTTAGAAAATTCATGA
- a CDS encoding KH domain-containing protein has translation MVKNFLYEYAKLIADFPDKVSVDRKELGENFAEIIISADKVDTGKLIGKDGKMINAIKTVIIGCKAKDNTSYRVTVKAIE, from the coding sequence ATGGTTAAAAATTTTTTATACGAATATGCCAAGTTGATTGCCGATTTTCCTGATAAAGTAAGTGTTGATCGCAAGGAACTTGGTGAAAATTTTGCTGAGATAATTATAAGTGCTGATAAGGTTGATACGGGAAAACTTATCGGCAAAGATGGCAAAATGATAAACGCTATAAAGACCGTTATTATTGGTTGTAAAGCCAAAGATAATACAAGCTATAGAGTAACGGTAAAAGCTATTGAATAG
- the rpsP gene encoding 30S ribosomal protein S16, translating to MATVVRLTRMGRKKRPFYRIVVTDSRKRRDSGWIESIGYYNPMVEPNVINFNKERLDYWKSVGAKLSDRVAQITK from the coding sequence ATGGCAACAGTAGTAAGACTAACAAGAATGGGACGTAAGAAAAGACCTTTTTATCGTATAGTTGTTACAGATAGCAGAAAAAGACGTGATAGTGGCTGGATAGAAAGTATTGGCTATTACAATCCTATGGTTGAGCCAAATGTTATAAATTTCAACAAAGAGAGATTAGATTACTGGAAAAGCGTTGGTGCTAAACTTAGCGATAGAGTTGCACAAATTACAAAATAA
- the ffh gene encoding signal recognition particle protein yields the protein MFEQISESFRLAVSKIRFVDDEKALKNALDVLKKALLKADVHHKVTKDLLASIESELKQTGVGQKNFLDAIKSNLTTILTAPGNQGFVYAPVAPTIVLMAGLQGSGKTTTTIKLANYLKLRKKKVLVAACDLQRLAAVEQLRQLCVANEIDLFYIENENNPIKVAKEALEKAKSGLYDVLLVDTAGRLAIDEKLMQEIKDVKNAINPHEIFYVADAMSGQDAVKTATSFNEILGISGVILSKFDSDSKGGVAISIAKQLNIPLRFVGTGEKVADIESFIPDRIVSRIMGEGDLATLVEKTSTIIDEKEAKRLNQKIKKGQFNFNDFLEQMESVKKLGSMKSLMGMIPGLSNIANQIKDIDLDNSKEILHIKAMINSMTQKERENPELLNNSRKRRLATGSGLSQVEVNRFLKQFENASKLAKKFSGKGGVKGLANMLSQANLKRPV from the coding sequence GTGTTCGAACAAATTAGCGAGTCTTTTAGATTAGCCGTTAGTAAGATACGTTTTGTAGATGATGAAAAAGCTCTAAAAAACGCACTTGACGTGCTTAAAAAAGCTCTTTTAAAAGCTGATGTTCACCATAAAGTCACCAAAGATCTACTCGCGTCTATCGAAAGCGAACTAAAGCAAACTGGCGTAGGCCAAAAGAATTTCTTAGATGCGATAAAGTCAAATTTAACGACTATCTTAACAGCTCCTGGTAACCAAGGCTTTGTCTATGCACCAGTTGCACCGACTATTGTTTTGATGGCTGGCTTGCAAGGTAGTGGTAAAACAACGACAACTATCAAGCTTGCAAACTACCTAAAGCTAAGAAAGAAAAAAGTTTTAGTTGCGGCTTGTGACCTGCAAAGGTTGGCGGCTGTCGAGCAGCTAAGACAGCTCTGCGTTGCAAACGAGATCGATCTTTTTTATATAGAAAATGAAAATAACCCTATAAAAGTAGCTAAAGAAGCACTAGAAAAAGCAAAAAGTGGTCTTTATGATGTGCTTTTAGTGGATACCGCTGGTCGTCTTGCGATCGATGAAAAGTTGATGCAAGAGATAAAAGATGTAAAAAATGCGATAAATCCACATGAAATTTTCTACGTAGCTGACGCCATGAGTGGTCAAGACGCCGTAAAGACAGCTACAAGTTTTAATGAAATTTTAGGAATTTCTGGAGTTATTCTTTCTAAATTTGACTCTGACTCAAAGGGTGGCGTAGCTATTAGCATTGCAAAACAGCTAAATATCCCACTTAGATTTGTCGGTACTGGCGAAAAAGTAGCTGATATCGAGAGTTTTATACCAGACCGCATTGTAAGCCGTATAATGGGTGAGGGTGACTTGGCCACTTTGGTAGAGAAAACATCGACTATTATAGATGAAAAAGAGGCAAAACGCCTAAATCAAAAGATAAAAAAAGGACAGTTTAATTTTAATGACTTTTTAGAACAAATGGAAAGTGTTAAAAAGCTTGGTAGTATGAAGTCTTTAATGGGGATGATACCTGGACTTTCAAATATTGCAAATCAAATAAAAGATATAGATCTTGACAATTCAAAAGAAATTTTACATATTAAGGCTATGATAAACTCTATGACACAAAAAGAGCGTGAAAATCCTGAACTTTTAAATAATAGTAGAAAAAGACGTTTAGCGACTGGTTCTGGACTTTCTCAGGTAGAAGTAAATCGTTTTTTAAAGCAGTTTGAAAATGCCTCAAAACTTGCTAAGAAATTTTCAGGAAAAGGTGGAGTAAAAGGACTTGCAAATATGCTTTCTCAAGCAAATTTAAAAAGACCTGTTTGA
- a CDS encoding RluA family pseudouridine synthase: MSEEKAYKILAKQKNISNNEAKELIDSGLVYAKGQKVMIARALMSENTKFSVEEMPKPSIIFEDENLIAISKPATITSEKISQIYKFPLLHRLDKDTSGVLLLVKNDEFATLAISEFKKMKVEKIYVAAVRGIMSEEVVVNEPILTIKNKNGAFSKISKDGKEAISEISPLMVVGKKTLVKVAIKTGRTHQIRVHLASLNLPIVGDEKYGKNRANRMFLHAYSIALLNYKFKAPIPREFNSLGFELSNKFEI, encoded by the coding sequence ATGAGCGAAGAAAAAGCGTATAAAATTTTAGCCAAACAAAAAAATATCTCAAACAACGAGGCAAAGGAGCTAATAGATAGCGGTCTAGTCTATGCTAAAGGCCAAAAAGTGATGATAGCTCGAGCACTAATGAGTGAAAATACCAAATTTAGCGTCGAAGAGATGCCAAAGCCAAGCATTATTTTTGAAGATGAAAATTTAATAGCAATCAGTAAGCCAGCTACCATAACTAGTGAAAAAATTAGTCAAATTTATAAATTTCCACTCCTTCATAGACTCGATAAAGACACGAGTGGCGTACTGCTTCTTGTAAAAAATGATGAATTCGCAACGCTTGCGATAAGTGAGTTTAAAAAGATGAAGGTTGAGAAAATTTACGTGGCTGCAGTTAGGGGCATCATGAGCGAGGAAGTGGTCGTAAATGAGCCGATCTTAACTATAAAAAATAAAAATGGCGCCTTTTCAAAGATATCAAAAGATGGCAAAGAGGCGATCAGCGAAATTTCACCACTCATGGTTGTGGGCAAAAAAACGCTTGTAAAAGTTGCCATAAAAACAGGCAGAACACACCAGATAAGAGTGCATTTGGCTAGTTTAAATTTACCTATCGTTGGCGATGAGAAATACGGTAAAAATAGGGCAAATAGAATGTTTTTACATGCTTATTCTATCGCTCTTTTAAACTATAAATTTAAAGCGCCAATCCCAAGAGAATTTAATTCTCTTGGATTTGAGCTGTCTAATAAATTTGAAATTTAA